In Paralcaligenes sp. KSB-10, the following are encoded in one genomic region:
- a CDS encoding dihydrolipoamide acetyltransferase family protein — MAIHIIKMPDIGEGIAEVELAEWHVQPGESVTEDQVLAEVMTDKATVEVPSPVVGTVVALGGAVGDVLAVGAELIRIELEGEGGSSPDAPEKKEQRQVRPADSAPAPSMPQAGREPGVLAEQVSTQGEKPLASPSVRRHARELGLELSEVRGSGPAGRIRHEDLDAHAATPAASTATAPRYGRRHDETVVPVIGLRRKIAQKMQESKRHIPHFTYVEEVDVTESEALRARLNAKWGGQRGRLTMLPLLIRAMVLALRDFPQINARFDDEKGVVTRYGAVHMGVATQTEHGLMVPVLRHAEACDLWACAAQISRLAEAARAGKASREELSGSTITITSLGALGGIVSTPVINHPEVAIVGINRIVERPVILGGAVVARKMMNLSSSFDHRVVDGLHAAEFVQVVRGYLECPATMFVE; from the coding sequence ATGGCTATTCACATCATAAAAATGCCGGACATAGGCGAAGGCATTGCAGAGGTCGAGCTGGCCGAGTGGCATGTGCAGCCGGGCGAGAGCGTTACCGAGGACCAGGTGCTGGCCGAAGTCATGACCGACAAGGCGACGGTCGAGGTGCCGTCGCCTGTGGTGGGTACGGTGGTGGCTCTTGGCGGTGCGGTCGGCGATGTGCTGGCCGTGGGTGCCGAATTGATACGTATCGAGCTTGAAGGCGAGGGCGGCTCCAGCCCGGATGCGCCCGAGAAAAAAGAGCAACGCCAGGTTCGGCCCGCCGATTCTGCGCCGGCGCCCTCGATGCCGCAGGCGGGAAGGGAGCCTGGGGTCTTGGCCGAACAGGTATCGACTCAGGGTGAAAAGCCGCTGGCTTCTCCATCGGTGCGCCGGCATGCCAGGGAGCTTGGGCTTGAACTGAGCGAGGTGCGGGGCAGCGGTCCGGCCGGCCGCATCCGGCATGAAGACCTGGATGCCCATGCGGCCACCCCGGCCGCTTCAACCGCCACTGCGCCACGCTATGGCCGGCGGCACGATGAAACCGTTGTTCCCGTCATAGGTCTGCGCCGCAAGATTGCGCAAAAAATGCAGGAATCCAAGCGTCATATTCCACACTTCACCTATGTGGAAGAAGTCGATGTGACCGAGTCCGAGGCATTGCGGGCGCGGCTCAATGCCAAGTGGGGCGGCCAGCGTGGCCGCCTTACCATGCTGCCTTTGCTGATCCGGGCCATGGTGCTGGCCTTGCGGGATTTTCCGCAGATCAATGCGCGTTTCGACGACGAAAAAGGCGTCGTAACCCGCTACGGCGCCGTACATATGGGGGTTGCGACTCAAACCGAACATGGCTTGATGGTGCCGGTGTTGCGTCATGCCGAAGCATGCGATTTGTGGGCCTGCGCCGCGCAAATCTCGCGCCTTGCCGAAGCGGCGCGCGCCGGCAAGGCCTCGCGCGAAGAGCTTTCCGGCTCAACCATCACCATCACCAGCCTGGGTGCCTTGGGCGGCATTGTGTCCACCCCGGTGATCAATCATCCGGAAGTGGCTATAGTGGGCATTAACCGCATCGTCGAACGGCCGGTCATTCTTGGCGGAGCGGTGGTCGCAAGAAAAATGATGAATCTGTCTTCCTCATTCGATCATCGCGTGGTCGACGGCCTGCATGCCGCGGAGTTCGTGCAAGTGGTGCGCGGCTATCTTGAATGCCCGGCCACCATGTTTGTAGAGTAA